From Lemur catta isolate mLemCat1 chromosome 19, mLemCat1.pri, whole genome shotgun sequence, a single genomic window includes:
- the CEBPA gene encoding CCAAT/enhancer-binding protein alpha, giving the protein MSSHLPSAPHAPGSAAFGFPRGAGSAHPPAPPAAPEPLGGICEHETSIDISAYIDPAAFNDEFLADLFQHSRQQEKAKVAAGPAGGSGGDFDYPGAPAGPGGAVMPGGTHGPAPGYGCAAAGYLDGRLEPLYERVGAPALRPLVIKQEPREDDEAKQLALAGLFPYQPPPPPPPPSHAHPPPAHLAAPHLQFQIAHCGQTTMHLQPGHPTPPPTPVPSPHPAPALGAAGLPGPGGALKGLAPAHPDLRAGGGGAGKAKKSVDKNSNEYRVRRERNNIAVRKSRDKAKQRNVETQQKVLELTSDNDRLRKRVEQLSRELDTLRGIFRQLPESSLVKAMGNCA; this is encoded by the coding sequence ATGAGCAGCCACCTCCCGAGCGCCCCGCACGCGCCCGGCAGCGCCGCCTTCGGCTTTCCGCGGGGCGCGGGCTCCGCGCACCCTCCCGCGCCACCTGCCGCCCCGGAGCCCCTGGGTGGCATCTGCGAACACGAGACGTCCATTGACATCAGCGCCTACATCGACCCGGCCGCCTTCAACGACGAGTTCCTGGCCGACCTGTTCCAGCACAGCCGGCAGCAGGAGAAGGCCAAGGTGGCCGCGGGCCCCgcgggcggcagcggcggcgaCTTCGACTATCCGGGCGCCCCCGCGGGCCCCGGCGGCGCCGTCATGCCCGGGGGGACGCACGGCCCGGCTCCCGGCTACGGCTGCGCGGCGGCCGGCTACCTGGACGGCAGGCTGGAGCCGCTGTACGAGCGCGTCGGGGCGCCGGCGCTGCGGCCGCTGGTGATCAAGCAGGAGCCCCGCGAGGACGACGAAGCCAAGCAGCTGGCGCTGGCCGGCCTCTTCCCCTaccagccgccgccgccgccgccgccgccgtcgcaCGCGCACCCGCCGCCCGCGCACCTGGCCGCCCCTCACCTGCAGTTCCAGATCGCGCACTGCGGCCAGACCACCATGCACCTGCAGCCCGGCCACCCCACGCCGCCGCCCACGCCCGTGCCCAGCCCGCACCCAGCGCCCGCGCTCGGCGCCGCCGGCCTGCCCGGCCCGGGCGGCGCGCTCAAGGGGCTGGCCCCGGCGCACCCCGACCTgcgcgcgggcggcggcggagCCGGCAAGGCCAAGAAGTCGGTGGATAAGAACAGCAACGAGTACCGGGTGCGGCGTGAGCGCAACAACATCGCGGTGCGCAAGAGCCGCGACAAGGCCAAGCAGCGCAACGTGGAGACGCAGCAGAAGGTGCTGGAGCTGACCAGTGACAATGACCGCCTGCGCAAGCGGGTGGAACAGCTGAGCCGCGAACTGGACACGCTGAGGGGCATCTTCCGTCAGCTGCCAGAGAGCTCCTTGGTCAAGGCCATGGGCAACTGCGCGTGA